From one Streptomyces sp. R41 genomic stretch:
- a CDS encoding ABC transporter permease produces MTLLRRPLRTRRRGSGAAGTRMWTWFMLPGTLWMTGFLIAALLLVSVLAVGTTDELGNPRFGFDLGSIRALADPAYTEVLARSLGYALLTCVICLLIAYPVAYTIALHGGRYKHAMIAAIVVPFFANYLVRMYGWSVVLSDDGPLLRALRTLGLADGGTKILNTGFGVVAGLVYGFVVFMIIPLYAALERLDVSLIEAGRDLYGGPVRTFFFVTLPATRQGATAGLVLVFLPAMGDFVSAQLMGGPDQIMIGNLIQDKFFQGQNWPLGSALTMLLMLVLLLGMIGYLRRTRKDEAEARR; encoded by the coding sequence ATGACGCTGCTCCGTCGCCCCCTGCGTACCCGCCGCCGCGGCTCCGGCGCCGCCGGCACCCGTATGTGGACCTGGTTCATGCTCCCCGGCACGCTGTGGATGACCGGTTTCCTCATCGCCGCCCTGCTGCTGGTCTCCGTCCTCGCCGTCGGCACCACCGACGAACTCGGCAACCCCCGCTTCGGCTTCGACCTGGGCAGCATCCGCGCCCTCGCCGACCCCGCCTACACCGAGGTCCTCGCGCGCTCCCTCGGCTACGCCCTGCTGACCTGCGTCATCTGCCTGCTGATCGCCTACCCGGTGGCGTACACCATCGCCCTGCACGGCGGCCGCTACAAGCACGCGATGATCGCCGCGATCGTGGTGCCGTTCTTCGCCAACTACCTGGTACGCATGTACGGCTGGTCGGTCGTCCTGTCCGACGACGGACCCCTCCTGCGCGCGCTGCGCACCCTCGGCCTGGCCGACGGCGGCACGAAGATCCTCAACACCGGCTTCGGCGTGGTCGCCGGGCTCGTCTACGGATTCGTTGTCTTCATGATCATCCCGCTGTACGCCGCCCTGGAACGGCTGGACGTCTCCCTCATCGAGGCCGGCCGCGACCTGTACGGCGGCCCCGTGCGCACCTTCTTCTTCGTCACGCTGCCCGCCACCCGGCAGGGCGCGACGGCCGGGCTCGTCCTGGTCTTCCTGCCCGCCATGGGCGACTTCGTCAGCGCACAGCTCATGGGAGGCCCGGACCAGATCATGATCGGAAACCTCATCCAGGACAAATTCTTCCAGGGACAGAACTGGCCGCTCGGCTCCGCGCTCACCATGCTGCTGATGCTCGTCCTGCTGCTCGGCATGATCGGCTACCTGCGGCGCACCCGCAAGGACGAAGCGGAGGCACGCCGATGA
- a CDS encoding ABC transporter ATP-binding protein: MDAIHAVRLDGVSKQFADSYAVHDMSLDIDAGQFFSLLGPSGCGKTTSLRMIGGFTDPTEGAVVLAGEDVTALPPNKRNVNTVFQSYALFDHLSIEENVAFGLKRKGVAKAEIRQRVGEMLELVQLAGLARRRPRTLSGGQRQRVALARALVNRPAVLLLDEPLAALDLKLRRQMQVELKQIQREVGITFVFVTHDQDEALAMSDRIAVMNEGRIEQCGTPEDVYEHPTSRFVAAFMGTSNLMSGTYRDGEVALADGPGLPVGRRPGIADGAAVSVSVRPEKIWLSDFEAGMSVLSGVIRETVYSGPTTTYLIELAPGVTLSVLEQNTARARMEDRWSGGETVEFGWRPEHCLVLA; encoded by the coding sequence ATGGACGCGATCCACGCAGTCCGGCTCGACGGCGTCTCCAAGCAGTTCGCCGACTCCTACGCCGTCCACGACATGAGCCTCGACATCGACGCCGGTCAGTTCTTCTCCCTGCTGGGCCCCTCGGGCTGCGGCAAGACCACCTCGCTGCGCATGATCGGCGGGTTCACGGATCCGACCGAGGGTGCCGTCGTGCTCGCGGGCGAGGACGTGACCGCGCTGCCGCCCAACAAGCGCAACGTCAACACCGTCTTTCAGAGCTACGCCCTGTTCGACCACCTCAGCATCGAGGAGAACGTCGCCTTCGGCCTCAAGCGCAAGGGCGTGGCCAAGGCGGAGATCCGGCAACGGGTGGGCGAGATGCTGGAGCTGGTCCAGCTCGCCGGGCTCGCCCGGCGGCGGCCCCGCACCCTCTCCGGTGGCCAGCGCCAGCGCGTCGCCCTCGCCCGCGCCCTGGTCAACCGCCCCGCCGTGCTGCTGCTCGACGAGCCGCTGGCCGCCCTGGACCTCAAGCTGCGCCGGCAGATGCAGGTGGAGCTCAAGCAGATCCAGCGTGAGGTCGGCATCACCTTCGTCTTCGTCACCCACGACCAGGACGAGGCGCTGGCCATGTCCGACCGGATCGCCGTGATGAACGAGGGCCGTATCGAGCAGTGCGGCACCCCCGAGGACGTCTACGAGCACCCCACCAGCCGCTTCGTCGCCGCCTTCATGGGCACCTCCAACCTGATGAGCGGAACCTACCGCGACGGCGAAGTGGCCCTCGCCGACGGTCCCGGGCTCCCGGTCGGCCGGCGGCCCGGCATCGCCGACGGCGCCGCGGTCAGCGTGTCCGTGCGCCCCGAGAAGATCTGGCTGTCCGACTTCGAAGCGGGCATGTCGGTGCTCAGCGGCGTGATCCGCGAGACCGTCTACAGCGGCCCGACCACGACCTACCTCATCGAACTGGCCCCCGGCGTGACGTTGTCGGTGCTGGAGCAGAACACGGCCCGGGCCCGCATGGAGGACCGCTGGAGCGGCGGCGAGACGGTGGAGTTCGGCTGGCGGCCCGAGCACTGCCTCGTCCTGGCCTGA
- a CDS encoding NADH-ubiquinone oxidoreductase-F iron-sulfur binding region domain-containing protein, translating into MTGILSFLPDGQPGLLTVPPGGEDLAHYLAAGGYAPVPAPGTLLGRVAVTELRGRGGAGFPTAVKLRAVRDAPGRPVVVANGEEGEPGSVKDRWLLRHRPHLVLDGVRLAAAMTGAGRGCVYVSDVRAEQAVRRALAERTPDLRVDVVRTDHTYVAGEETAVVRRIDGGPALPTAKPPRPFESGVGGAPTLVANVETLARIAVLHSRPDAAAAIADTHLVTLSGTAGEPALVEAPAGTYLKTLADLCGHGRAEAVLLGGLFGGLHGAGWTDLRLDHDGLAAAGGALGCGALYFLHPQDCPVAVAAGAAGYLAAQSARQCGVCVSGTGALAGTLAAVARGEAGDDGTAKLLRWSRQLPGRGACGLLDAAARIAATLIAHFPDRVEGHRDTACPACGDAAPHDGRRFAVAVP; encoded by the coding sequence ATGACCGGCATCCTTTCGTTCCTCCCCGACGGACAGCCCGGCCTGCTCACCGTCCCGCCCGGCGGCGAGGATCTCGCCCACTACCTCGCGGCCGGCGGCTATGCGCCCGTGCCCGCGCCCGGCACGTTGCTCGGCCGGGTGGCCGTGACGGAACTGCGCGGCCGCGGCGGCGCCGGCTTCCCCACCGCCGTCAAGCTCCGCGCCGTCCGCGACGCCCCCGGCCGGCCCGTCGTCGTCGCCAACGGCGAGGAGGGCGAGCCGGGCTCCGTCAAGGACCGCTGGCTGCTGCGGCACCGCCCCCACCTGGTGCTGGACGGCGTACGGCTGGCGGCGGCGATGACCGGAGCGGGACGCGGCTGTGTCTATGTGTCGGACGTCCGCGCCGAGCAGGCCGTCCGCCGGGCCCTCGCCGAGCGGACTCCCGACCTCCGCGTGGATGTCGTACGCACCGATCACACGTACGTGGCAGGGGAAGAGACCGCGGTCGTACGCCGTATCGACGGCGGCCCTGCGCTGCCCACGGCCAAACCGCCGCGCCCCTTCGAAAGCGGGGTGGGGGGCGCGCCCACTCTGGTCGCCAACGTGGAGACCCTGGCCCGCATCGCCGTGCTGCACTCCCGCCCCGACGCCGCGGCCGCGATCGCCGACACCCACCTCGTCACCCTCTCGGGGACGGCGGGCGAGCCGGCACTGGTCGAGGCGCCCGCGGGCACGTATCTGAAGACTCTCGCCGATCTGTGCGGCCATGGCAGGGCCGAAGCGGTCCTGCTGGGCGGGCTGTTCGGCGGGCTGCACGGGGCGGGCTGGACGGACCTCCGGCTCGACCACGACGGGCTGGCCGCGGCGGGCGGCGCGCTCGGCTGCGGAGCCCTGTACTTCCTGCACCCCCAGGACTGCCCGGTGGCCGTGGCCGCCGGCGCGGCCGGGTACCTCGCCGCCCAGAGTGCCCGGCAGTGCGGGGTGTGCGTCTCGGGCACCGGGGCGCTGGCCGGGACGCTCGCGGCGGTGGCGCGCGGCGAGGCCGGCGACGACGGCACCGCCAAGCTGCTCCGCTGGTCGCGGCAACTGCCCGGCCGCGGTGCCTGCGGACTCCTCGACGCCGCGGCGCGCATCGCCGCCACCCTCATCGCGCACTTCCCGGACCGGGTCGAGGGCCACCGGGACACCGCCTGCCCCGCCTGCGGCGACGCGGCACCGCACGACGGACGCCGCTTCGCGGTGGCCGTCCCCTGA
- a CDS encoding acetate--CoA ligase family protein, producing MGRDLSALFDPVSVAVVGASDDPAKYGHAIAAQAVRANGRRPVHLVNRRGGTVLGRTATPSLRAIGEPVDLAVVSVPAAGFEAAVDEALECGARAIVAITAGFAETGAAGRARQHAVAERVRAAGAVMVGPNCLGLADNTTDLFLASDTFTPGGVALLSQSGNLALELQLRFHPHGLGFSRFVSLGNQADVTLVDLLADCARHEGTRAIAVYAEDFADGRAFAEAASVAGKPVVLLTAGRGDASARSAQSHTGALTTSADVVAAACRDAGVELVATPRELTVVLASLAGGRRAAGRRVAVLTDGGGHGVIAADAVEAAGLAVPELEPPTQLLLREALWEQSAVGNPVDLAGMGEQAPGSYAETVAALLAAEETDAVLMTGYFGGYAAAGGLGGGGATLAEGEQEAARLIAAHHRVTAKPLVVQSMYPHSPSCRILISAGIPVFGATEDAARALAATAPTAYDIGLTPLPRAAGPLRESGYLETRRALEAAGLPFPAAREVRDEGELLAATREFAGPYVLKALHLLHKSDAGGVALGLADPDELLAAFREMNARLGAPAYSVEAMADLSDGVELIVGVDRDPRFGPVAMVGLGGVLAEPLRDVMFTLAPVPADRALRLLRELRTAALLDGVRGRPAVDVTAAARAIETVTAFAAAHPEIAELEVNPLLVRPTGVLALDSRAVLA from the coding sequence ATGGGACGCGACCTGTCGGCGCTCTTCGACCCCGTCTCCGTGGCCGTCGTGGGCGCGAGCGACGATCCCGCCAAGTACGGCCACGCCATCGCCGCCCAGGCCGTCCGGGCGAACGGTCGCCGCCCCGTCCACCTGGTCAACCGGCGCGGCGGGACGGTCCTCGGGCGCACCGCCACACCCAGCCTCCGGGCGATCGGCGAGCCCGTCGACCTGGCGGTCGTCTCGGTGCCCGCGGCCGGCTTCGAGGCAGCGGTCGACGAAGCCCTGGAGTGCGGGGCACGCGCGATCGTCGCCATCACCGCCGGGTTCGCGGAGACCGGAGCCGCCGGACGGGCACGCCAACACGCCGTCGCGGAACGCGTGCGCGCCGCCGGCGCCGTGATGGTCGGCCCCAACTGCCTGGGCCTCGCGGACAACACCACCGACCTCTTCCTGGCCTCGGACACCTTCACGCCGGGCGGCGTGGCCCTGCTCAGCCAGAGCGGGAACCTCGCCCTCGAACTGCAGCTCCGGTTCCACCCGCACGGCCTGGGCTTCTCCCGCTTCGTCTCCCTCGGCAACCAGGCCGACGTCACCCTCGTCGACCTGCTCGCCGACTGCGCCCGGCACGAGGGCACCCGGGCCATCGCGGTCTACGCCGAGGACTTCGCCGACGGACGCGCCTTCGCCGAAGCCGCCTCGGTCGCCGGGAAGCCGGTGGTCCTGCTCACCGCCGGACGCGGCGACGCCTCCGCGCGCAGCGCCCAGTCGCACACCGGCGCTCTGACCACGTCCGCCGACGTCGTCGCCGCCGCGTGCCGCGACGCCGGGGTCGAACTCGTCGCCACGCCACGCGAACTCACCGTCGTCCTCGCGTCGTTGGCGGGCGGACGCCGGGCCGCCGGCCGCCGGGTCGCCGTGCTCACCGACGGCGGCGGTCACGGAGTCATCGCCGCCGACGCCGTCGAGGCGGCCGGGCTGGCCGTGCCCGAACTCGAGCCGCCGACCCAGCTGCTCCTGCGGGAGGCACTGTGGGAGCAGTCGGCCGTCGGCAACCCGGTGGACCTGGCGGGCATGGGCGAGCAGGCCCCCGGCTCGTACGCCGAGACCGTCGCCGCGCTGCTGGCGGCCGAGGAGACGGACGCCGTGCTGATGACCGGCTACTTCGGTGGCTACGCGGCGGCGGGCGGGCTCGGCGGGGGCGGGGCCACGCTGGCGGAAGGAGAGCAGGAGGCCGCCCGTCTCATCGCCGCCCACCACCGAGTCACCGCCAAGCCACTGGTGGTCCAGTCGATGTACCCGCACTCCCCCAGTTGCCGCATCCTCATCTCGGCCGGCATCCCCGTGTTCGGCGCGACCGAGGACGCGGCGCGCGCACTCGCCGCGACGGCGCCGACCGCCTACGACATCGGTCTCACGCCCCTCCCGCGCGCCGCCGGGCCGCTGCGGGAGTCCGGCTACCTCGAGACCCGCCGGGCGCTCGAAGCCGCCGGGCTCCCCTTCCCCGCCGCGCGCGAAGTCCGCGACGAAGGCGAACTGCTCGCGGCCACACGCGAGTTCGCCGGCCCCTACGTACTCAAGGCCCTGCACCTGCTGCACAAGTCGGACGCCGGTGGTGTGGCGCTGGGCCTGGCCGACCCCGACGAACTGCTCGCCGCCTTCCGCGAGATGAACGCACGGCTGGGCGCGCCCGCCTACTCGGTGGAGGCCATGGCGGACCTCTCCGACGGAGTCGAGCTGATCGTCGGCGTCGACCGCGACCCGCGCTTCGGGCCGGTCGCCATGGTGGGCCTGGGCGGAGTACTGGCCGAGCCGCTGCGCGACGTCATGTTCACCCTGGCTCCCGTGCCGGCCGACCGTGCCCTGCGGCTGCTGCGGGAGTTGCGCACCGCCGCCCTGCTGGACGGCGTACGCGGCCGGCCGGCCGTCGACGTGACCGCGGCGGCCAGGGCGATCGAGACCGTCACCGCGTTCGCCGCCGCCCACCCCGAGATCGCCGAACTCGAGGTCAACCCCCTGCTCGTGCGACCCACCGGAGTCCTCGCCCTGGACTCCCGCGCCGTACTGGCCTGA
- a CDS encoding ferredoxin: MKLLLDPTRCQGYGLCQEPAPELVDLDEWGYAQPRGTTVPDGGAEAAAAAVAACPNSALRLVK; this comes from the coding sequence ATGAAACTCCTGCTGGACCCCACCCGCTGCCAGGGCTACGGCCTGTGCCAGGAACCCGCGCCCGAGCTCGTCGACCTCGACGAGTGGGGCTACGCCCAGCCGCGCGGGACCACGGTCCCCGACGGCGGCGCGGAAGCGGCCGCCGCGGCCGTCGCCGCCTGCCCCAACTCCGCCCTGCGGCTGGTGAAGTGA
- a CDS encoding flavin monoamine oxidase family protein, translating to MHHDVIVLGAGLAGLAAARDLAAGGADVLVLEARDRVGGRVEQARLPDGRTVQLGGEVVGRAHTAYLELAGELGLKTVPSYVAEPGRMTRATPEGRSAGEPPHWFGPGDTAVHERLTAQFVALADTVDPDDPWSHPEATALDRLSVADWLRDQHATPAVVRLWDIGQLALAGGSYERISLLAALRKNAAVPSSGHYDYEDWEGLRLAEGSATLAEVLGRALGPRIRLGSPVTALDVRPGRCTVRLVTGETLTAAAVVGALPVGPLRSVAVSGVGEARLASLHRQRQATAAKFAAVYATPFWRDAGLNGLSESEGVLGSTWPQSEGVLSALIPPERYGVLLGTPPHLRIPELLAEIAGMFGDEAHRPLASYLRLWGTDPWTQGYVTQWPPGELMAVGPLHGTHEPPFYVCGSDQWVAGYMEGAVRTGRAAAEEALRRG from the coding sequence ATGCATCACGACGTGATCGTGCTCGGCGCCGGACTGGCCGGGCTCGCCGCGGCCCGGGACCTCGCCGCCGGTGGCGCCGACGTCCTGGTCCTGGAGGCCAGGGACCGCGTCGGCGGCCGGGTCGAGCAGGCCCGGCTGCCGGACGGCCGTACCGTCCAGCTCGGCGGCGAGGTGGTGGGCCGCGCGCACACCGCCTACCTCGAACTCGCCGGGGAACTGGGCCTGAAGACCGTGCCCAGCTACGTCGCCGAACCCGGACGGATGACCCGCGCCACTCCCGAGGGCCGCTCGGCCGGCGAGCCGCCGCACTGGTTCGGACCCGGCGACACGGCCGTGCACGAGCGGCTCACCGCGCAGTTCGTGGCGCTTGCCGACACCGTCGACCCCGACGACCCCTGGTCGCACCCTGAGGCCACCGCCCTCGACCGGCTGTCGGTGGCCGACTGGCTCCGCGACCAGCACGCCACCCCCGCCGTCGTACGGCTGTGGGACATCGGCCAACTGGCCCTGGCCGGCGGCTCGTACGAGCGGATCTCCCTGCTCGCGGCACTGCGCAAGAACGCGGCCGTCCCCAGCAGCGGCCACTACGACTACGAGGACTGGGAAGGCCTGCGTCTGGCCGAGGGCTCGGCGACCCTCGCCGAGGTCCTGGGCCGCGCACTCGGCCCACGCATCCGCCTCGGCTCACCTGTCACGGCCCTGGACGTACGTCCAGGCCGCTGCACCGTCCGCCTGGTGACCGGCGAGACCCTCACCGCGGCCGCCGTGGTCGGCGCCCTGCCCGTGGGCCCACTGCGGTCGGTCGCCGTCAGCGGGGTCGGCGAAGCGCGGCTGGCCTCGCTGCACCGCCAGCGCCAGGCGACAGCCGCCAAGTTCGCCGCCGTCTACGCCACGCCGTTCTGGCGCGACGCCGGTCTGAACGGCCTGTCCGAGTCCGAGGGAGTTCTGGGCTCCACCTGGCCGCAGAGCGAGGGCGTGCTCTCGGCGCTGATACCGCCGGAGCGCTACGGCGTCCTGCTCGGCACGCCGCCCCACCTGCGCATTCCCGAGCTGCTCGCCGAGATCGCCGGCATGTTCGGCGACGAGGCCCACCGGCCGCTCGCCTCCTACCTGAGGCTGTGGGGCACCGACCCGTGGACCCAGGGATACGTCACCCAGTGGCCGCCGGGCGAGCTGATGGCCGTCGGCCCGCTGCACGGCACGCACGAACCGCCGTTCTACGTCTGCGGCTCCGACCAGTGGGTCGCTGGATACATGGAAGGCGCCGTCCGGACCGGCCGCGCCGCCGCAGAGGAGGCACTGCGCCGTGGCTGA
- a CDS encoding ABC transporter permease has product MTLLRLPSAAASARPRPRTRRGRAERRPRILIAVTALFFALLYLPIAVVTLFSFNARKSLTVFDGFSLRWYRAFLHDDVLISSLGTSLRISLVAMAGSVVLGVALALGLVRSRTRLGSLAGLIMLVPLITPEIVTGVASMLLFKGLGVTLSTGTVMLSEITFSISYVTVILRSRVAALNPEVEEAAMDLGATRWQAVRLVTLPALLPAVLASAVLIFALVFDDFVLAYFTTGVDPQPLSVRIYSAIRFGVQPTINAVGTLMLAGSIALIALALFIPRLFGRRGGLDILSGE; this is encoded by the coding sequence ATGACCCTGCTCCGTCTCCCCTCCGCCGCCGCATCAGCCCGGCCCCGGCCCCGGACCCGGCGCGGCCGCGCCGAGCGCCGACCACGGATCCTCATCGCCGTCACCGCCCTGTTCTTCGCCCTGCTGTACCTGCCCATCGCCGTCGTGACGCTGTTCTCCTTCAACGCCAGGAAATCCCTGACCGTCTTCGACGGCTTCAGCCTGCGCTGGTACCGCGCGTTCCTCCACGACGACGTACTGATCTCCTCGCTGGGCACCAGCCTGCGGATCTCCCTGGTGGCAATGGCGGGTTCCGTCGTGCTGGGCGTGGCCCTCGCGCTCGGCCTGGTGCGCAGCCGCACCCGGCTCGGCTCACTGGCCGGACTCATCATGCTGGTGCCGCTGATCACCCCGGAGATCGTCACCGGCGTCGCGTCGATGCTGCTGTTCAAGGGCCTGGGCGTGACGCTGTCCACCGGCACGGTGATGCTCTCGGAGATCACCTTCTCCATCTCCTACGTCACCGTCATCCTGCGCTCCCGGGTCGCGGCCCTCAATCCCGAGGTGGAGGAGGCCGCGATGGATCTCGGCGCGACCCGCTGGCAGGCGGTGCGCCTGGTCACCCTGCCGGCCCTGCTGCCCGCCGTACTCGCCAGCGCCGTACTGATCTTCGCGCTCGTCTTCGACGACTTCGTTCTCGCGTACTTCACCACCGGCGTCGACCCCCAGCCGCTGTCCGTGCGCATCTACTCCGCGATCCGCTTCGGGGTACAGCCCACCATCAACGCGGTGGGCACGCTGATGCTCGCCGGATCCATCGCCCTGATCGCCCTGGCCCTGTTCATACCGCGCCTGTTCGGCCGGCGCGGCGGCCTCGACATCCTCTCCGGGGAGTGA
- a CDS encoding spermidine/putrescine ABC transporter substrate-binding protein, with protein MSRPAGPALELCRSSTERTFMSPEVPPPSRRAVLRAGACGLLGAAAGGCGFMPAKTPDEKDLAPVRARVDGDLVYFNWADFVDPSVFKGFENEYGVKVIQSNFDSMEGMVAKLNAGNRYDIIFPTAKWAQRLARGGRLRRIDHTQLANSQAVFGKHTYFTDPWYDPGSAHTVPFTVYKTGIGWRRDRIGDLTGSWKDLWNDRAKGRVFLLDDRDEVLGMGALELGLDVSTGNTGDLNRITALLESLRPRLRGFSSDSYNNLLNGNALMTQAWSGDMAAMLNQAKDPSVFGFAAPKEGTPINSDCYAVPWNAPHPGTALLFIDYMLRPENVKKNIEYIGYPMPVAGSEKIYAALVEPFPECVVSEDDLKADLFFRNGSRAAEDARDTAWTHVKAG; from the coding sequence GTGAGCCGACCAGCCGGTCCCGCCCTGGAGTTGTGCCGTTCCTCGACGGAGAGGACGTTCATGTCCCCCGAGGTACCTCCACCGTCCCGGCGTGCCGTACTGCGGGCGGGCGCCTGCGGTCTGCTCGGCGCCGCAGCCGGCGGCTGCGGGTTCATGCCCGCCAAAACCCCCGACGAGAAGGACCTGGCCCCGGTCAGGGCACGCGTCGACGGCGACCTCGTCTACTTCAACTGGGCCGACTTCGTGGACCCTTCGGTCTTCAAGGGCTTCGAGAACGAGTACGGCGTCAAGGTCATCCAGTCGAACTTCGACTCGATGGAAGGCATGGTCGCCAAGCTCAACGCGGGCAACCGCTACGACATCATCTTCCCCACCGCCAAGTGGGCCCAGCGCCTGGCCCGCGGCGGTCGGCTACGCCGGATCGACCACACCCAACTCGCCAACTCCCAGGCCGTGTTCGGCAAGCACACCTACTTCACCGACCCCTGGTACGACCCCGGCTCCGCGCACACCGTCCCCTTCACCGTCTACAAGACCGGCATCGGCTGGCGCCGCGATCGTATCGGCGACCTGACCGGGTCCTGGAAAGACCTGTGGAACGACAGGGCCAAGGGCAGGGTCTTCTTGCTGGACGACCGGGACGAGGTGCTCGGCATGGGCGCCCTCGAACTCGGCCTGGACGTCAGCACCGGCAACACCGGTGACCTGAACCGCATCACCGCGCTGCTGGAGAGCCTGCGGCCGCGACTGCGCGGATTCTCCAGCGACAGCTACAACAACCTCCTCAACGGCAACGCACTCATGACCCAGGCCTGGAGCGGCGACATGGCCGCCATGCTCAACCAGGCCAAGGACCCCTCCGTCTTCGGCTTCGCGGCTCCGAAAGAGGGCACACCCATCAACTCCGACTGCTACGCCGTCCCCTGGAACGCGCCCCACCCCGGCACCGCGCTGCTGTTCATCGACTACATGCTCCGGCCGGAGAACGTGAAGAAGAACATCGAGTACATCGGCTACCCGATGCCGGTGGCCGGCTCCGAGAAGATCTACGCCGCGCTGGTCGAACCCTTCCCCGAGTGCGTCGTCAGCGAGGACGACCTCAAGGCGGACCTGTTCTTCCGCAACGGCAGCCGCGCCGCGGAGGACGCCCGCGACACCGCGTGGACCCATGTGAAGGCGGGCTGA
- a CDS encoding aromatic ring-hydroxylating dioxygenase subunit alpha: MQSSTTRAPAASPAPPGRPAPPPDHPGEALPARYYTDPAVAAAETERIFAKSWQLVCHESDLPGPGARLAATAAGREVLVVRTEDGTLAAHLNVCRHRGTRLVTDPEPSGKAIRCPYHGWTYKLDGRLVGAPEARRIPCLDKPRLGLYPVNVESFLGFVFVNLHLEALPLAESCAGLAEAVGHYAGADLVPIGRHRIHDTEGGEEQHANWKVIVDNYLEGYHVPVAHPALMRLLDYQAYTVDVQENYVLFESPLRDKPSSNWTERLYQRLATQMPGLTEADRRVWRYAVIYPNTLIDFYPDHVLAWTALPTAQDRAAIPGAFYTRHGESARTRLARRLNIHIGWVTNDEDAELVERVQAGLSTPGFEPGPLSRREAAVGWFARRVRDDLEGESR; this comes from the coding sequence ATGCAGTCCTCGACCACCCGGGCACCCGCCGCCTCCCCGGCTCCGCCCGGCAGGCCCGCCCCGCCCCCGGACCACCCCGGGGAAGCACTGCCCGCGCGTTACTACACGGATCCGGCCGTCGCCGCGGCCGAGACCGAGCGCATCTTCGCCAAGTCATGGCAGCTCGTCTGCCACGAGTCCGACCTCCCCGGACCCGGAGCCCGCCTCGCCGCCACCGCGGCCGGCCGGGAGGTCCTGGTCGTCCGCACCGAGGACGGGACTCTCGCCGCCCACCTCAACGTCTGCCGCCACCGCGGCACCCGCCTGGTCACCGACCCGGAACCGTCCGGCAAGGCGATCCGCTGCCCGTACCACGGTTGGACGTACAAGCTGGACGGACGGCTCGTCGGCGCCCCCGAGGCGCGCCGGATCCCCTGCCTGGACAAGCCCCGGCTCGGCCTGTACCCGGTCAACGTCGAGTCCTTCCTCGGTTTCGTCTTCGTCAACCTCCACCTCGAGGCGCTCCCGCTCGCGGAGAGCTGCGCCGGGCTCGCGGAGGCCGTCGGCCACTACGCCGGAGCCGACCTCGTACCCATCGGCAGGCATCGCATCCACGACACCGAGGGCGGCGAGGAGCAGCACGCCAACTGGAAGGTGATCGTCGACAACTACCTCGAGGGCTACCACGTCCCCGTCGCCCACCCCGCGCTCATGCGCCTGCTCGACTACCAGGCGTACACGGTGGACGTACAGGAGAACTACGTCCTCTTCGAGTCGCCGCTGCGCGACAAGCCCTCCTCGAACTGGACCGAGCGGCTCTACCAGCGGCTGGCCACTCAGATGCCGGGACTGACCGAGGCCGACCGGCGGGTATGGCGCTACGCCGTGATCTACCCCAACACGCTCATCGACTTCTACCCTGACCACGTGCTCGCGTGGACCGCCCTTCCCACCGCCCAGGACCGGGCGGCGATCCCCGGCGCCTTCTACACCCGGCACGGGGAGAGCGCCCGCACCAGGCTGGCCCGGCGACTGAACATCCACATCGGCTGGGTCACCAACGACGAGGACGCGGAACTGGTCGAACGCGTGCAGGCCGGCCTGTCCACCCCCGGGTTCGAGCCAGGCCCGCTCTCGCGCCGTGAGGCCGCCGTCGGCTGGTTCGCCCGCCGGGTCCGGGACGACCTGGAGGGGGAGAGCCGGTGA